A genome region from Bacteroidales bacterium includes the following:
- the pnp gene encoding polyribonucleotide nucleotidyltransferase, protein MMEGIVKTFDIGDGRVVSIETGKLAKQADGACVVRMGNTMLLATVVAKKDAAENVDFMPLSVEYREKYAAAGRFPGGFFKREARPSDHEILISRLVDRALRPLFPDDFHAEVQVIVTLISADAEVLPDALACLAASSALAVSNIPFNGPISEARVARINGKFIINPPTSEIAGADIDLIVAASFENIVMVEGEMKEVSENDMIEAIGFAHKHIKIQCTAQNDLAALVEKASPKREYCHEHHDEELRKELRDYTYEKILAIAMSGQPKHARTEAFHAIKDEYKATLSEEILAAKSALIDRYYHDTEKEAMRNMVLESRRRLDGRKLDEIRPIWSEVDYLPMAHGSAIFTRGETQSLTTVTLGTKLDEQMIDGAMIEEKVDFILHYNFPPFSTGEVKPIRGTGRREIGHGNLALRALKAMMPSKEDNPYTVRIVSDILESNGSSSMATVCAGTLALLDAGVKLRKPVAGIAMGLITDTKTKKYGILSDILGDEDHLGDMDFKVTGTSDGITACQMDIKVDGLSFEILAEALEQARKGRIHILGELAKTLTEAREDYKPHVPRIVKITIPREFIGAVIGPGGKVIQEMQRETGSTIVIEEVGEFGVIDIVSNNKASIEAVKARIKGIVAIPEVGEVYTGTVKTITTFGAFVEILPGKDGLLHISEIEWRRLKDVESVLKVGDKIEVKLIEVDSKTGKLKLSRKVLLPRPAQDEAGAPQ, encoded by the coding sequence ATTATGGAAGGAATTGTTAAAACCTTCGACATTGGCGATGGCCGAGTAGTTTCAATTGAAACCGGTAAATTAGCCAAGCAGGCAGATGGTGCCTGTGTAGTCAGAATGGGTAATACCATGTTGTTGGCTACAGTGGTTGCTAAAAAAGACGCAGCCGAAAATGTAGATTTTATGCCATTATCCGTTGAATATAGGGAAAAATATGCCGCAGCAGGCCGTTTCCCTGGTGGTTTCTTTAAAAGAGAAGCACGTCCTTCGGATCATGAAATCCTGATCTCCCGATTGGTAGACCGCGCCTTGCGGCCACTGTTTCCGGATGATTTTCATGCAGAAGTACAGGTTATTGTTACTCTTATATCAGCTGATGCAGAGGTTTTACCTGATGCATTAGCTTGTTTGGCAGCATCAAGTGCACTTGCTGTCAGCAACATTCCTTTTAACGGACCCATCTCTGAAGCAAGAGTTGCCCGGATCAATGGTAAATTCATCATTAATCCACCCACCAGTGAAATAGCCGGTGCTGATATCGACCTCATCGTTGCTGCCTCATTTGAGAATATTGTGATGGTTGAAGGTGAGATGAAAGAGGTTTCTGAGAATGATATGATCGAAGCAATTGGTTTTGCTCATAAACACATTAAAATTCAATGTACTGCACAAAATGACCTGGCTGCACTTGTTGAAAAAGCCAGTCCAAAACGTGAGTATTGTCATGAACACCACGACGAAGAACTCCGTAAAGAACTCAGGGATTATACGTACGAAAAAATCCTTGCTATTGCAATGTCGGGCCAGCCTAAACATGCTAGAACTGAAGCTTTCCATGCAATTAAAGATGAATATAAGGCTACATTAAGCGAAGAAATCCTGGCTGCAAAATCTGCCCTTATCGATCGCTATTACCACGACACTGAAAAAGAAGCCATGCGTAACATGGTACTTGAATCACGTCGTCGGCTTGATGGTCGCAAACTGGATGAAATACGCCCAATATGGAGTGAAGTAGACTATTTGCCTATGGCTCATGGTTCAGCAATCTTCACACGTGGAGAAACTCAATCTCTTACAACGGTTACACTGGGTACCAAGCTCGATGAACAAATGATCGATGGTGCTATGATCGAAGAAAAGGTAGATTTTATCCTTCATTATAACTTCCCTCCTTTCTCAACAGGAGAGGTAAAACCTATTCGTGGAACCGGACGCCGGGAAATCGGTCATGGAAACCTGGCACTTCGCGCTCTTAAAGCAATGATGCCTAGTAAAGAAGACAATCCATATACTGTCAGGATCGTTTCTGATATCCTCGAATCCAATGGATCTTCATCTATGGCTACCGTATGTGCCGGAACACTGGCATTGTTGGATGCAGGCGTAAAACTTCGTAAGCCGGTTGCCGGAATTGCAATGGGCCTTATTACAGATACCAAAACCAAAAAATATGGAATCCTGTCAGATATCCTGGGTGATGAAGATCATTTAGGTGATATGGATTTCAAGGTTACCGGCACATCAGATGGTATTACAGCCTGCCAGATGGATATCAAGGTAGATGGTCTATCATTTGAGATTCTTGCTGAAGCCCTTGAACAAGCCCGCAAAGGCAGGATCCATATCCTCGGCGAACTTGCAAAAACACTTACCGAAGCACGTGAGGACTATAAACCACACGTTCCAAGAATTGTAAAAATCACCATCCCAAGAGAATTTATCGGTGCAGTTATCGGCCCGGGTGGAAAAGTAATCCAGGAAATGCAGCGTGAAACCGGTTCTACAATTGTGATTGAGGAAGTTGGCGAATTTGGTGTTATCGATATCGTTTCCAATAACAAAGCCTCCATCGAAGCTGTAAAAGCCAGGATTAAAGGCATTGTTGCCATTCCGGAAGTAGGTGAAGTCTATACCGGAACAGTTAAAACCATTACCACTTTCGGAGCCTTTGTTGAAATTCTTCCCGGCAAGGACGGACTGCTTCACATTTCCGAAATTGAATGGAGAAGACTAAAGGATGTTGAAAGTGTTTTGAAAGTAGGTGACAAAATTGAAGTTAAGCTGATTGAAGTCGATAGTAAAACAGGAAAACTGAAATTATCCCGTAAGGTATTACTGCCTCGTCCGGCTCAGGATGAAGCAGGAGCACCTCAATAA
- a CDS encoding lycopene cyclase domain-containing protein — MISFNDNWLYLLIDLGAISIPFIATFDKRLRFHKQWRFLFPAMLMTMLLFIPWDMLKTWLGVWGFNPRYLLGYYIGNLPVEEWLFFIAIPYACLFTYHSLNYLVKPDLLGRYAKNIALFLGIILVTVGLFNLNRLYTSVTFISTGLFLLLHVFWFKAMYLGRFFLMYFVTLIPFFIVNGLLTGAYIPEEVVHYDDGQNLGIRLGTIPLEDMVYGLFMLLLNVTLYEFLKSKYQINQTVGPDSLRSQ, encoded by the coding sequence ATGATTTCTTTTAATGATAACTGGCTTTACCTGCTGATTGACCTCGGAGCCATCAGTATTCCGTTTATTGCCACATTTGATAAGCGCTTACGTTTTCATAAGCAATGGCGGTTTCTTTTTCCAGCCATGCTGATGACCATGTTATTATTCATTCCCTGGGATATGCTTAAAACATGGCTCGGAGTATGGGGATTCAACCCCCGTTACCTGCTGGGTTATTATATTGGCAATCTTCCTGTTGAGGAATGGCTTTTTTTTATCGCGATTCCATATGCCTGTCTTTTTACGTATCATTCCCTCAATTACCTGGTAAAACCAGATCTCCTGGGCAGATATGCCAAAAATATTGCCTTATTTCTGGGGATAATTCTAGTGACTGTTGGTCTGTTTAACCTGAATCGTCTTTATACCTCTGTGACTTTCATCTCAACGGGCCTTTTTCTGCTTTTACATGTTTTTTGGTTTAAAGCAATGTACCTGGGCCGCTTCTTCCTGATGTATTTTGTTACACTAATTCCATTTTTCATAGTAAATGGCTTGTTAACAGGCGCTTACATACCGGAAGAGGTTGTGCACTATGATGATGGTCAGAATCTTGGCATCCGACTTGGTACCATACCTTTAGAAGATATGGTATATGGCTTATTTATGCTACTATTGAACGTAACCCTCTATGAATTCCTGAAAAGTAAATATCAAATTAATCAGACAGTGGGTCCGGATTCATTGCGTTCCCAATAA
- a CDS encoding phytoene/squalene synthase family protein has product MKDLFDMISRKSSKMATVTYSTSFSLGIRFFSKRFHDPIYGIYGFVRFADEIVDSFHGYDKEKLLNRFEVDTYTAIDEKISLNPILNNFQYVVNKYGIEKELIDLFLKSMRMDLNKVEYDQAGYEAYILGSAEVVGLMCLRVFTEGNSEQYNALKMPAMRLGSAFQKINFLRDLKADVKGLGRTYFPGVDMKLFNDHMKKEIEKDIEMDFQAGLEGIRILPKGARFGVYVAYTYFHSLLRKIEKISAAELTGKRLRINDGQKYLLLFTSYLKHRLNII; this is encoded by the coding sequence ATGAAGGACTTGTTTGATATGATCTCCCGAAAATCAAGTAAGATGGCTACTGTTACTTACAGTACCTCATTTTCTCTGGGTATCCGGTTTTTCAGCAAGAGATTTCATGACCCTATCTATGGCATTTATGGTTTTGTAAGATTTGCTGATGAAATTGTGGATTCTTTTCATGGATATGATAAAGAGAAATTACTTAACCGTTTTGAGGTAGATACCTACACAGCGATTGATGAAAAGATAAGCCTGAATCCCATTTTGAATAACTTTCAGTATGTGGTCAATAAATATGGAATTGAAAAGGAGTTGATTGATTTATTCCTGAAAAGTATGAGGATGGACCTGAATAAGGTTGAATATGACCAGGCTGGTTATGAAGCTTATATTCTAGGGTCGGCAGAAGTGGTAGGACTCATGTGTCTGCGGGTTTTTACAGAAGGAAACAGTGAGCAGTACAATGCTTTAAAAATGCCAGCAATGCGTTTAGGTTCAGCCTTTCAGAAGATCAATTTCCTCAGGGACCTGAAAGCAGATGTAAAAGGCCTGGGGCGGACTTACTTCCCGGGGGTTGATATGAAGTTGTTCAACGATCATATGAAGAAAGAGATCGAAAAGGACATAGAAATGGATTTCCAGGCCGGACTTGAAGGCATAAGGATACTTCCAAAGGGGGCCAGGTTTGGTGTATATGTTGCATATACATACTTCCACAGCCTTCTTCGAAAAATCGAAAAGATATCAGCAGCGGAACTTACCGGTAAGCGTTTGCGCATCAATGATGGACAGAAGTACCTGCTTCTGTTTACCTCTTACCTTAAACACAGGCTTAATATTATATGA
- the idi gene encoding isopentenyl-diphosphate Delta-isomerase — protein MEEKVILVDVHDQSIGEMEKMEAHLSGHMHRAISVLVFNDRHEMLLQQRAFSKYHTPGLWTNTCCSHPRPGETTEDAANRRLMEEMGIECKLTKGFDFIYKASFENGLIEHELDHVYIGIYNDDPIINIEEAHAFRWVSMVELKKDIAAFPEKYTIWFRLIMEKIAEKMPELLSD, from the coding sequence ATGGAAGAAAAGGTAATCCTTGTTGATGTGCATGACCAAAGTATTGGTGAAATGGAAAAAATGGAAGCGCACCTATCAGGCCATATGCATAGGGCTATTTCAGTGCTGGTTTTTAACGACCGTCACGAGATGTTATTACAGCAAAGGGCTTTTTCGAAATACCATACCCCGGGCTTATGGACCAATACCTGTTGCAGTCACCCTCGTCCGGGTGAAACAACAGAAGATGCGGCCAACCGAAGATTAATGGAAGAGATGGGGATTGAATGCAAACTAACCAAAGGATTTGATTTTATCTACAAGGCCTCTTTCGAGAATGGACTTATTGAACATGAACTGGACCATGTTTACATTGGGATTTACAATGATGATCCTATCATTAATATTGAGGAGGCTCATGCTTTTCGATGGGTTTCGATGGTTGAACTGAAAAAGGATATTGCAGCTTTTCCGGAGAAATATACCATTTGGTTCAGGCTGATCATGGAAAAAATAGCAGAGAAAATGCCTGAACTACTTTCTGACTAA
- a CDS encoding sigma-70 family RNA polymerase sigma factor — MRQLKITKQVTNRETASLDKYLQEIGKVELITAEEEVRLAQRIKQGDRAALEKLTKANLRFVVSVSKQYQNQGLSLPDLINEGNLGLIKAAQRFDETRGFKFISYAVWWIRQSILQALAEQSRIVRLPLNKIGAINKINKAYAKLEQQYEREPNSDEIAVLLEISENEVKESMRNSGRHVSMDAPLVQDEDNTMYDVLRSEDGPTPETGLLYESLRKEIDRAISTLTPREADVIKLYFGLNGSHPLTLEEIGEKFDLTRERVRQIKEKAIRRLKHTSRSKILKTYLG, encoded by the coding sequence ATGAGGCAACTCAAAATTACAAAGCAGGTTACAAATCGCGAAACTGCATCGCTCGATAAGTATCTCCAGGAAATAGGGAAAGTAGAACTGATCACTGCTGAAGAAGAAGTACGGCTTGCTCAGCGAATTAAACAAGGTGATCGTGCTGCTCTTGAAAAATTAACCAAAGCCAATCTCCGTTTTGTTGTTTCCGTTTCCAAGCAATACCAGAACCAGGGGCTAAGTCTCCCGGATCTTATTAATGAAGGAAACCTTGGCTTAATCAAAGCTGCACAGCGTTTTGATGAAACCCGCGGATTCAAGTTTATCTCCTATGCTGTATGGTGGATTCGTCAATCCATCCTTCAGGCACTTGCTGAACAATCACGTATCGTTAGGCTACCCCTTAATAAAATTGGTGCCATAAACAAAATCAATAAGGCTTATGCCAAACTTGAACAGCAATACGAGCGTGAACCCAACAGCGACGAAATAGCAGTTCTCCTTGAAATCAGCGAAAATGAAGTAAAGGAATCCATGCGCAACTCAGGCCGGCATGTATCAATGGATGCCCCACTCGTGCAGGATGAAGATAACACTATGTATGATGTGCTGAGAAGCGAAGACGGCCCAACACCGGAAACCGGACTTCTCTACGAATCACTCCGCAAGGAAATTGACAGGGCCATCAGCACCCTCACCCCACGTGAAGCCGACGTGATCAAACTCTATTTCGGACTCAATGGCAGCCATCCGCTTACCCTTGAAGAAATAGGTGAGAAATTCGACCTCACCCGGGAAAGAGTCAGACAAATCAAGGAAAAAGCCATTCGCAGGTTGAAACATACCTCCAGAAGCAAAATCCTCAAAACTTACCTTGGATAA
- a CDS encoding sterol desaturase family protein, which translates to MDTLISILLILGAFLFMEFMAWFTHKYVMHGFLWILHKDHHIRDGRKVEWNDVFAIIFALPSILLIYLGVMNPDLYLLSIGLGIALYGFSYFMFHDVYVHQRVKILSRLSNRYLRATVKAHKEHHNPHAHYNYGFLIAPFRYYKEEFGRKS; encoded by the coding sequence ATGGACACACTAATTAGTATCCTACTCATTCTGGGAGCTTTTCTGTTCATGGAATTCATGGCCTGGTTCACGCATAAGTATGTGATGCATGGATTTTTATGGATTTTACATAAGGACCATCATATTCGTGATGGCCGGAAAGTTGAGTGGAATGATGTATTTGCCATTATTTTCGCTCTTCCTAGTATCCTGCTCATATATTTAGGTGTGATGAATCCTGACTTATACCTGCTGAGTATAGGACTTGGAATTGCCTTGTATGGTTTTTCCTATTTCATGTTTCATGATGTTTATGTACACCAGAGGGTAAAAATCCTTTCCAGGCTCAGTAACCGATATTTAAGAGCAACTGTAAAAGCACATAAAGAACATCATAATCCTCATGCTCACTATAATTATGGGTTCCTGATAGCTCCTTTCCGTTATTATAAGGAAGAGTTTGGCCGGAAATCCTGA
- a CDS encoding ribulose-phosphate 3-epimerase has translation MKHLLAPSILTADFRNLENAMGMLNKSNADWIHLDIMDGVFVPNITFGFHFIKAIRRLTSKPLDVHLMITQPERYFKEFVDAGADIISFHYEASVHLHRSIQAVKELGVKAAVALNPHTPVSVLEEILPDLDMVLIMSVNPGFGGQKFIPSSLNKVRKLKNMIDERQLSTLIELDGGVDLSNARELVETGVNVLVAGNAVFSSPDPLAAIDQLKAF, from the coding sequence ATGAAACACCTTCTGGCACCCTCCATCTTAACTGCTGATTTCAGGAACCTTGAAAATGCAATGGGAATGCTGAATAAAAGCAATGCCGATTGGATTCACCTTGATATTATGGACGGAGTTTTTGTCCCAAATATCACTTTTGGATTTCATTTCATAAAAGCTATAAGAAGACTTACAAGCAAACCCCTTGATGTGCATCTCATGATTACCCAACCAGAGAGGTATTTCAAAGAGTTTGTGGATGCAGGTGCCGATATTATCAGTTTTCACTATGAAGCGTCAGTTCATTTACATCGTTCGATTCAGGCCGTTAAGGAACTAGGTGTCAAAGCTGCGGTTGCACTCAATCCACATACTCCTGTTTCAGTATTGGAAGAAATCCTTCCTGATCTGGATATGGTGCTAATCATGAGCGTGAATCCAGGTTTTGGGGGACAAAAATTCATTCCTTCCTCCTTAAATAAAGTAAGGAAGTTGAAAAATATGATCGATGAGAGGCAACTCTCAACCTTAATTGAACTGGATGGCGGTGTTGATCTCAGCAATGCCAGGGAACTCGTTGAAACAGGGGTTAATGTTCTCGTCGCCGGCAATGCCGTATTCTCCAGTCCTGATCCTCTCGCTGCCATTGATCAGTTGAAAGCATTCTGA
- a CDS encoding aminoacyl-histidine dipeptidase, which yields MNDVFKGLYPELIWKYFDQICKVPRPSKKEEKISAYIQSVANELGLECLTDETGNILVRKGASKGYENLEVVVLQSHIDMVCEKNSDTYHDFEKDPIVPRVEGEWVKAMGTTLGADDGIGIAAQLAIMEDKSLEHGPLEFLFTVDEETGLTGAKGLRPGFLKGNILLNLDSEDEGELFIGCAGGKDTTITFTFSKVPVNYDCGGFLVKVTGLKGGHSGDDINKGLGNANKILNRLLWNASNKYEMRISSFDGGNLRNAISREAFATVTVPKRFQNEFIKCVKEFNATIKAEFKTTEPGLLVSYQSTEMPSFVMDLSSQERLLNSLYACPHGVIAMSADIPNFVETSTNLASVKFNDKQIIIGTSQRSSSESGKDDVVSMVVSVFRLAGAKIVHSDGYPGWTPNPTSPVLDITRNAYEQLFKTEPKVLAIHAGLECGLIGEQYPEMDMISYGPTIKGAHSPDERLLISTVGKFWDLTLEVLRNIPVKK from the coding sequence ATGAATGATGTTTTCAAAGGCCTATACCCGGAATTGATCTGGAAATATTTTGATCAGATTTGCAAGGTTCCCCGTCCTTCCAAAAAGGAAGAAAAGATTTCAGCCTATATACAATCGGTAGCCAATGAACTTGGTTTGGAATGTTTGACAGACGAAACCGGGAATATACTTGTCAGAAAAGGTGCATCAAAAGGGTATGAAAACCTTGAGGTTGTAGTTCTGCAGAGTCATATTGACATGGTTTGTGAGAAAAATTCTGACACTTATCATGATTTCGAGAAAGATCCTATTGTACCTCGTGTTGAAGGAGAATGGGTTAAAGCCATGGGGACAACCCTTGGTGCTGACGATGGCATTGGGATTGCCGCACAACTGGCCATAATGGAAGACAAATCCCTCGAACATGGTCCGCTTGAATTCCTTTTCACTGTTGATGAGGAAACCGGGCTAACCGGTGCCAAAGGGCTACGTCCTGGATTTCTGAAAGGGAATATCCTATTGAACCTTGACTCAGAAGATGAAGGAGAATTATTTATTGGATGTGCCGGGGGAAAAGATACTACGATCACTTTTACCTTTTCAAAGGTACCGGTGAACTATGATTGTGGTGGATTCCTTGTAAAGGTAACAGGACTGAAAGGTGGTCACTCAGGAGACGATATAAATAAAGGACTGGGTAATGCCAATAAAATCCTGAACAGGTTATTATGGAATGCCAGCAATAAATACGAAATGCGTATCTCCTCTTTTGACGGAGGTAATCTTAGAAATGCCATTTCAAGGGAAGCTTTTGCCACAGTTACTGTACCCAAACGATTTCAGAATGAGTTCATTAAGTGTGTAAAGGAATTTAATGCAACTATAAAAGCTGAATTCAAGACTACTGAGCCGGGACTCCTTGTAAGTTATCAATCCACTGAAATGCCTTCTTTTGTGATGGATCTTTCGTCACAGGAAAGGTTACTTAACTCCCTGTATGCTTGCCCTCATGGAGTTATTGCCATGTCAGCCGATATACCAAATTTCGTAGAAACCTCTACCAACCTGGCATCGGTAAAATTCAACGACAAACAGATTATTATAGGTACAAGTCAGCGTAGCTCCTCTGAAAGCGGAAAGGATGATGTGGTAAGCATGGTTGTGAGTGTTTTCCGACTAGCAGGTGCTAAGATTGTGCATAGCGATGGTTATCCTGGATGGACACCCAATCCAACCTCTCCGGTTCTGGATATCACCAGGAATGCTTATGAGCAACTATTCAAGACAGAACCTAAGGTCCTGGCTATACATGCAGGGCTGGAATGTGGCTTGATTGGTGAACAGTATCCTGAGATGGATATGATTTCTTATGGCCCTACAATCAAAGGTGCTCATTCACCAGATGAACGCCTGCTGATTTCGACCGTAGGAAAATTCTGGGATCTTACCCTGGAAGTACTGCGTAATATTCCGGTAAAGAAATAA
- the rpsO gene encoding 30S ribosomal protein S15: protein MYLTPEIKKDIFKENGTSEADTGSSEGQIALFTYRIKHLTEHLKVNRKDLATQRSLVRLVGKRRKLLDYLKKKEIERYRAIISKLSIRK from the coding sequence ATGTACTTAACTCCTGAAATCAAGAAGGATATTTTTAAGGAAAACGGCACTTCAGAAGCCGATACTGGTTCTTCTGAAGGACAGATTGCACTGTTTACCTACCGCATTAAGCATTTAACAGAGCACCTGAAAGTCAACAGGAAAGATCTGGCCACTCAAAGGTCATTGGTTCGTCTTGTTGGTAAACGTCGTAAACTTTTGGATTATTTGAAGAAGAAGGAGATTGAGAGATACCGTGCTATCATCAGTAAGTTAAGTATCCGTAAGTAA
- the crtI gene encoding phytoene desaturase: MNKKVTIIGAGFSGLATASLLAKSGFQVQVFEKNEMAGGRARSFQSDGFTFDMGPSWYWMPDVFDNFFSIFGKKTSDYYELIRLDPSYRFYFGKDDKVDVPADFEGVIETFESIEKGSGKQLEKFLEEAEYKYKVSMNKFVFKPGLSILEFMHPELLSSVFKLHMFRSFDSHLRKFFPNPRLRQMLEFPILFLGGTAKNTPALYSLMNYGDIKLGTWYPKGGMYKVVEAMVELAESQGVSILYDCPVENIIIQDGSVTGVNTKFGFHPTDLLVASADYQFVEQTLLPSAFRDYSKQYWDSRVLSPSSLIFFLGIDKKLEGIEHHTLFFDEDLGAHASQIYSNPSWPDKPSLYFSCTSKTDTTVAPEGMENLFVLIPVAPGLEDSEEMRNRYYEIIMDRFKMITGQDLRDHVVFQRSYAHKDFEADYHAFKGNAYGLANTLMQTAFLKPRIKNRKLDNLYYTGQLTVPGPGVPPALISGQIVANEISKRFKKG, from the coding sequence ATGAATAAAAAAGTAACCATTATCGGAGCCGGGTTTTCCGGGCTTGCAACAGCTTCTCTATTGGCAAAGAGCGGGTTCCAGGTCCAGGTATTTGAAAAGAATGAAATGGCGGGAGGCCGTGCACGCAGTTTCCAATCAGATGGTTTTACATTTGATATGGGACCTAGTTGGTATTGGATGCCTGATGTTTTTGACAATTTCTTTTCAATTTTCGGGAAGAAGACTTCAGATTACTATGAGCTGATACGCCTGGATCCGTCATATAGGTTTTATTTTGGAAAAGATGATAAGGTTGATGTGCCTGCAGATTTTGAAGGAGTGATTGAAACTTTTGAATCGATTGAAAAAGGAAGTGGAAAACAACTTGAGAAATTTCTGGAAGAAGCTGAGTATAAATATAAGGTATCCATGAACAAATTTGTGTTCAAGCCTGGGCTATCTATACTTGAATTCATGCATCCCGAGCTTTTGTCGTCTGTCTTTAAACTGCACATGTTCAGGTCATTTGATTCTCATCTCAGGAAATTTTTTCCAAATCCCAGGTTGCGTCAAATGCTGGAGTTTCCAATTCTGTTTCTTGGCGGGACTGCTAAGAATACGCCTGCACTTTATAGCCTGATGAATTACGGAGACATTAAACTAGGCACTTGGTATCCAAAAGGAGGAATGTATAAGGTTGTAGAAGCCATGGTGGAACTTGCAGAATCACAAGGTGTTTCTATACTTTATGATTGTCCGGTTGAAAATATTATTATTCAGGATGGTTCAGTTACAGGTGTTAATACCAAGTTCGGATTTCATCCAACCGATTTATTAGTGGCTTCTGCTGATTATCAGTTTGTGGAGCAGACTTTACTTCCTTCTGCTTTTCGTGATTATAGTAAGCAATATTGGGATTCAAGGGTGCTATCTCCATCTTCTCTCATATTTTTCCTCGGGATTGATAAGAAATTAGAGGGTATTGAGCATCATACCTTGTTTTTTGATGAAGATCTGGGGGCTCATGCTTCCCAGATTTACAGTAATCCTTCCTGGCCTGATAAGCCCTCACTTTATTTCAGCTGTACTTCAAAAACAGATACTACTGTTGCACCTGAAGGAATGGAGAACCTTTTTGTATTGATTCCTGTAGCTCCCGGTTTGGAAGACTCGGAGGAGATGAGAAATAGATACTACGAAATTATCATGGACCGGTTCAAGATGATTACAGGGCAGGATTTGAGAGACCATGTGGTTTTTCAAAGAAGCTATGCTCATAAAGATTTTGAAGCAGATTATCATGCATTTAAAGGAAATGCATACGGTTTGGCGAATACACTTATGCAAACAGCCTTTTTGAAACCAAGGATTAAAAACAGGAAACTTGATAACCTTTACTATACCGGGCAGTTGACTGTTCCGGGGCCTGGTGTTCCACCTGCGCTTATTTCAGGTCAAATTGTTGCTAATGAAATTTCTAAACGTTTCAAAAAAGGTTAA
- a CDS encoding RNA methyltransferase, whose amino-acid sequence MTGIITSTSNPRIRNLLQLQSKSKERRKQNLMLIEGFREISRALAAGVVVTELYYCKEADQQGFFRDFGSKLNKTDIFEISKAVFEKIAYREGSDGMMALAVPPEERLNTLKLSVNPLIIILESVEKPGNLGAVMRTADAAGVDAVIISDPLTDIYNPNTIRSSVGCIFTTPVVAAGSEEVMKWLTQQGIKTYAAALTASARNVYQFDFRGPTAFVMGTEATGLSKSWLDFSTSQVIIPMNGIADSLNVSVSTAIVVYEAYRQRMK is encoded by the coding sequence ATGACCGGAATAATCACTTCAACCAGCAATCCCCGGATACGGAATCTCCTGCAATTACAATCGAAAAGCAAGGAACGCCGTAAACAGAACCTTATGCTGATCGAGGGATTCAGAGAGATCTCCAGGGCTCTGGCAGCTGGCGTAGTTGTTACTGAATTATATTATTGTAAAGAAGCCGATCAACAGGGTTTTTTCCGTGATTTCGGAAGTAAACTTAATAAAACTGATATATTTGAGATCAGTAAAGCTGTTTTTGAGAAAATAGCTTACAGAGAAGGTTCTGATGGGATGATGGCGCTTGCTGTACCTCCGGAGGAAAGACTCAATACTTTGAAATTAAGTGTAAATCCATTGATAATTATCCTGGAATCAGTAGAAAAGCCCGGCAACCTTGGCGCAGTGATGCGCACAGCAGATGCTGCCGGAGTAGATGCAGTAATTATCAGTGATCCTTTAACCGATATTTATAATCCCAATACCATTCGTTCCAGTGTAGGGTGTATTTTTACGACACCTGTTGTGGCTGCAGGTTCCGAAGAAGTGATGAAATGGCTTACTCAGCAGGGAATAAAAACCTATGCAGCTGCATTAACAGCATCAGCCCGGAACGTATATCAATTTGATTTCAGAGGTCCAACTGCATTTGTTATGGGAACAGAAGCAACCGGGTTGAGTAAGTCCTGGTTGGATTTCAGCACTTCCCAGGTAATAATCCCCATGAATGGAATAGCCGATTCCCTGAATGTTTCAGTAAGCACTGCAATTGTAGTATATGAAGCCTACCGGCAGAGGATGAAATAG